In Tachypleus tridentatus isolate NWPU-2018 chromosome 7, ASM421037v1, whole genome shotgun sequence, a genomic segment contains:
- the LOC143257879 gene encoding E3 ubiquitin-protein ligase RNF103-like: MKMQWVYDLRTFLLNFIFCHVTKVSFSTVRMWFYFRLVLLALYFLLLFFLSRLLEAVSWYQGNSPVFYSRQILEPISLSVLKLKQILESRGISYAGVVEKQELTALVESSGEVVQEELDSAIETENSHHRAPFLARLPSPLTSPVVATLRGVLQDSRITFTGHFHLETGHFKVSRFGVRAGIFECSLDERLCARKKWTTPQLVLALPRGHRAKQEVVLHSYLFPAKAQAVLQWIRHLLATRIKKVDSPDELENRWLTYSPETPLSEIRVILMSTMSQPPLFFSSLAIKFTGRVRFGLVNISENNKIQWKNKLKVSTFPVYLVVTPEKTVVYGHQCGETLNFDSMGFFLKWLRPEMNDIFLLSLFIVNIFTGFGLFLLSGKIWKHVIHLLFQIIKYNCVLFLVWLLVIGLFQFPFMETTSEYCLKVIRYLSGTPVASLIRYDWKLHLSSYLLFLTFIVLGTITGVIWKKLGYNSSFNESSFFADWWTDPWEGYILSYLFRPMATLSRPMVPQDLDLEEGMELLIERLAVPNLWLQPVFPTDYIKDLPVWTYHGWCSSDNKIESDDQFDYENNKDMEHPHSKIMSEEQANPLNYHFAKQDLKPNSESSQVSLDSNIKNHVQ, from the exons ATGAAGATGCAGTGGGTTTATGACTTAAGGACTTTTcttctaaatttcattttctgtCATGTgacaaaa GTATCATTTTCTACTGTCAGAATGTGGTTCTACTTTCGGCTGGTTCTTCTAgcactttatttcttgttgttgtttttcctgtcTCGACTGTTAGAAGCTGTTTCATGGTACCAAGGAAATTCCCCGGTTTTTTACTCAAGACAGATTCTGGAACCCATTTCTTTGAGTGTTCTGAAACTAAAGCAGATCTTGGAAAGTCGAGGGATAAGCTATGCTGGTGTTGTTGAAAAGCAAGAGTTGACAGCATTAGTTGAGTCATCAG GAGAGGTGGTGCAGGAAGAGCTGGACTCGGCTATAGAAACGGAAAACTCACACCACAGAGCTCCATTTTTAGCAAGACTACCAAGTCCACTCACTTCACCTGTGGTAGCCACTTTACGAGGAG TCCTTCAGGACTCACGCATAACCTTTACTGGACACTTCCACTTGGAAACAGGTCATTTCAAGGTATCACGATTTGGAGTTCGAGCTGGAATATTTGAATGTTCTTTGGACGAAAG ACTGTGTGCTAGGAAGAAGTGGACAACGCCACAGTTGGTTCTTGCACTTCCCAGAGGACACAGGGCCAAGCAGGAAGTAGTCCTTCATAGTTACCTGTTCCCAGCtaaagcacaagctgttttacaGTGGATACGGCATCTTCTAGCAACTAGGATAAAGAAGGTTGATTCTCCTGATGAACTTGAAAATCGGTGGTTGACATACTCCCCTGAAACTCCGTTGTCTGAAATACGAGTGATTTTGATGTCAACTATGTCACAACCCCctctgtttttttcttctttggcCATTAAATTTACTGGAAGAGTCCGCTTTGGATTGGTTAATatcagtgaaaataataaaattcaatggAAGAACAAGTTGAAAGTGTCAACATTTCctgtttacttagttgttacacCAGAAAAAACAGTTGTTTACGGTCATCAGTGTGGTGAAACCCTTAATTTTGACAGCATGGGCTTCTTTTTAAAGTGGCTGAGACCAGaaatgaatgatatatttttgttaagtttgtttattgtaaatatctTCACAGGATTTGGATTATTTCTTTTATCGGGCAAAATTTGGAAACATGTTATTCATTTGTTATTTCAAATCATCAAAtataattgtgttttgtttttagtatggCTGTTGGTTATAGGATTGTTCCAGTTTCCATTCATGGAAACAACATcagaatattgtttaaaagtaaTTCGATATTTAAGTGGTACGCCTGTAGCTTCTCTCATTAGATACGACTGGAAGTTGCATCTTTCGTCTTATTTGTTGTTCCTTActttcattgtcttgggaactATAACTGGTGTGATATGGAAGAAATTGGGATATAATTCCTCATTCAATGAATCTTCCTTCTTTGCTGATTGGTGGACTGATCCCTGGGAGGGATATATTTTGAGTTACCTATTTCGACCAATGGCCACTCTGAGCCGACCGATGGTTCCTCAGGATCTGGATCTTGAGGAGGGAATGGAGTTGCTTATTGAAAGGCTAGCTGTTCCAAACCTATGGCTACAGCCTGTTTTCCCAACTGATTATATTAAAGACCTGCCTGTTTGGACTTACCATGGATGGTGTTCAAGTGACAACAAAATAGAATCAGATGACCAATTtgattatgaaaacaataaagatatgGAACACCCACATTCCAAAATTATGTCTGAAGAACAAGCTAATCCATTAAATTACCACTTTGCCAAACAAGACCTGAAACCAAATTCTGAGTCTAGTCAAGTTTCCTTGGACAGTAACATAAAAAACCACGTTCAATGA